Proteins encoded together in one Thermococcus gammatolerans EJ3 window:
- a CDS encoding PUA domain-containing protein, which produces MSETLRYRRASAWEYDLILREAEKYGELKHHFFAVVEGKFRDVYAVNERVWAEIEKFRVKPYAYGTFVGTIKVDNLVEKFYPNVEFFYFVNVEKNYAVLSPKAGFLFTTGKDVPRSGVRKYVWQGTKKLVIYDENGVILGIGRINAESRKKFILNVTDVGEFLRRKR; this is translated from the coding sequence ATGAGTGAGACCCTTCGCTACCGCCGTGCCTCGGCATGGGAGTACGACCTAATCCTCCGCGAGGCCGAGAAGTACGGCGAGTTAAAGCACCATTTTTTCGCCGTCGTTGAAGGTAAATTCAGGGACGTTTACGCCGTCAACGAGAGGGTGTGGGCGGAAATAGAGAAGTTTAGGGTAAAGCCCTACGCCTACGGGACCTTCGTTGGCACGATAAAGGTTGACAACCTCGTTGAAAAGTTCTACCCAAACGTCGAGTTCTTCTACTTCGTTAACGTCGAGAAGAACTACGCGGTTCTAAGCCCAAAGGCGGGCTTCCTATTCACAACTGGCAAGGACGTGCCGAGGAGCGGTGTGCGGAAATATGTCTGGCAGGGTACTAAGAAGCTCGTTATCTACGATGAGAACGGGGTTATCCTCGGCATTGGCAGGATAAACGCGGAGAGCAGAAAAAAGTTCATCCTGAACGTTACCGACGTTGGGGAGTTCCTGAGGCGGAAGCGCTAA
- the coaD gene encoding phosphopantetheine adenylyltransferase translates to MRKPYRKVVVGGTFDRLHLGHKALLRKAFEVGRYVYVGLTSDEMIRNKPYAEKILPYELRLMDLLKFFEVNGYTNYRIIKINTAIGFADRIKSLEAIVVSEETYKGALLVNRAREERGLKPLEIVTIKLVKSRIGPKISSTLIRAGLIDPFGNPLKKDN, encoded by the coding sequence ATGAGAAAGCCCTACCGCAAGGTTGTGGTTGGTGGGACATTTGACAGGCTTCATCTGGGCCACAAGGCCCTCTTGAGGAAGGCCTTTGAAGTCGGCCGCTACGTTTACGTCGGCTTAACATCGGACGAGATGATCAGGAACAAGCCCTACGCCGAGAAGATCCTTCCCTACGAGCTTCGCCTCATGGATCTTCTCAAGTTCTTTGAGGTGAACGGTTACACCAACTACCGCATCATTAAGATAAACACCGCAATCGGCTTTGCGGACAGAATAAAAAGCCTTGAGGCCATTGTTGTGAGTGAAGAAACCTACAAGGGCGCCCTCCTTGTGAATCGGGCCCGTGAGGAGAGGGGCCTCAAACCCCTTGAGATAGTGACGATAAAGCTCGTGAAGAGCCGGATCGGGCCGAAGATAAGCTCCACCTTGATACGGGCCGGCCTCATCGATCCCTTCGGGAACCCCCTAAAGAAGGATAATTAG
- a CDS encoding Nif3-like dinuclear metal center hexameric protein, with amino-acid sequence MNRDELVAFLDEYLQISAYPDKSSNGLQVEGKEEVNRVAFAVDTTLRTIERAVNGKADMLVVHHGMIWGGLNYITGIHYKRLKALIENGLNLYVAHLPLDAHPEVGNNVGLLRLLDLEPKGPFGEYKSLSIGFYGEFEEPQPIEKVAQIIAEKLDTTVRTYEFGRRVIKTVGAISGAGAFALEEAYRKGIDLLITGEFGHADYLTAIDLPQSVLVAGHYKTETLGVKALMELIRERFGLDVFFIDEPTGL; translated from the coding sequence ATGAACCGCGACGAGCTGGTCGCTTTCCTCGACGAATACCTTCAGATTTCGGCGTACCCCGACAAGTCGAGCAACGGCCTCCAGGTGGAGGGAAAGGAAGAAGTTAATAGGGTAGCGTTCGCCGTTGACACGACGCTCAGAACCATCGAGAGGGCCGTTAATGGAAAGGCCGACATGCTGGTAGTCCATCACGGAATGATTTGGGGCGGTCTTAACTACATAACAGGTATCCACTACAAAAGGCTGAAGGCGCTAATCGAGAACGGCCTGAACCTCTACGTGGCACATCTGCCCCTCGATGCGCACCCAGAAGTCGGCAACAACGTCGGCCTGCTCCGCCTGCTCGATTTAGAGCCCAAAGGGCCCTTCGGCGAGTACAAAAGCCTGAGCATAGGCTTCTACGGCGAGTTTGAAGAACCTCAGCCGATTGAGAAAGTTGCCCAAATAATAGCGGAAAAGCTCGACACAACAGTTAGAACCTACGAGTTCGGGAGGAGAGTTATTAAAACAGTTGGTGCGATAAGCGGCGCCGGTGCCTTCGCCTTGGAAGAAGCCTACAGAAAGGGGATAGACCTCCTGATAACGGGGGAATTCGGCCACGCGGATTACTTAACAGCAATCGACCTGCCCCAGAGCGTTTTGGTTGCGGGGCACTACAAGACGGAGACCCTCGGCGTTAAGGCCCTGATGGAGCTCATTAGGGAGCGCTTTGGTCTCGATGTCTTCTTCATAGACGAGCCGACTGGCCTCTAA
- a CDS encoding bifunctional N(6)-L-threonylcarbamoyladenine synthase/serine/threonine protein kinase, with translation MIALGIEGTAHTLGIGIVTEKKVLANVFDTLTTEKGGIHPKEAAEHHARLLKPLLRKALQTAGITMEDVDVIAFSQGPGLGPALRVVATAARALAIKYNKPIVGVNHCIAHVEITKMFGVKDPVGLYVSGGNTQVLALEGGRYRVFGETLDIGIGNAIDTFARELGIGFPGGPKIEKLALKGERYIELPSAVKGMDLSFSGLLTEAVRKYRTGRYRVEDLAYSFQETAFSALVEVTERAVAHTGKNEVVLVGGVAANNRLREMLKIMAEDRGVEFFVPPYDLCRDNGAMIAYTGLRMYLGGVRFKISDTVVKQKFRTDEVDVTWS, from the coding sequence ATGATAGCCCTTGGTATTGAGGGAACGGCCCATACCCTCGGCATAGGAATCGTTACTGAGAAAAAAGTCCTCGCAAACGTATTCGACACTCTCACCACCGAAAAGGGCGGAATCCACCCGAAGGAAGCGGCAGAGCACCATGCCCGGCTCTTAAAGCCCCTCCTCAGAAAGGCCCTTCAGACGGCTGGAATAACGATGGAGGACGTTGACGTCATAGCCTTCTCCCAAGGCCCCGGTCTTGGGCCGGCTTTGAGAGTTGTCGCCACAGCCGCGAGGGCCCTGGCCATAAAGTACAACAAGCCGATAGTCGGCGTCAACCACTGCATAGCCCACGTCGAGATAACCAAGATGTTCGGCGTTAAGGATCCCGTTGGACTCTACGTCAGCGGTGGAAACACCCAGGTTTTGGCCCTTGAAGGCGGCCGCTACCGCGTTTTCGGCGAGACCCTCGACATTGGAATAGGAAACGCGATAGACACCTTCGCGCGCGAACTCGGCATAGGCTTTCCCGGCGGGCCGAAGATAGAGAAGCTTGCGCTTAAGGGTGAGAGATACATCGAGCTTCCCTCTGCGGTTAAGGGAATGGATTTAAGCTTCTCCGGGCTGTTGACGGAAGCCGTGAGGAAGTACCGCACCGGCAGGTACCGCGTTGAGGACTTGGCCTATTCCTTCCAGGAAACTGCCTTCTCAGCCCTCGTCGAAGTAACTGAAAGGGCAGTGGCACATACCGGCAAGAATGAGGTCGTTCTCGTTGGTGGAGTGGCAGCTAACAACCGCCTGAGGGAGATGCTTAAGATAATGGCCGAGGATCGCGGCGTGGAGTTTTTCGTCCCGCCCTATGATCTTTGCAGGGACAACGGGGCCATGATCGCTTACACTGGTCTTAGAATGTACCTTGGTGGCGTAAGGTTTAAGATCTCAGACACCGTAGTGAAACAGAAATTTAGAACCGATGAGGTTGATGTTACATGGAGCTGA
- a CDS encoding tRNA uridine(34) 5-carboxymethylaminomethyl modification radical SAM/GNAT enzyme Elp3 — translation MEEFEKAVNELARLVMSGEIKSRDELNRWKIKVARKYHLSKIPGNSDILKAIPEERREEFRELLKRKPTRTISGVAVVAMMTKPFPCPHGRCIYCPGGPSVGSPQSYTGREPSALRAIQSAYHPYIIMMRRLKQLTDIGHDVDKVEVIIQGGTFPAVDLDYQEWFVKCAFKAMNDFPYFKDIENLEEKLIRLIVKKDESVFEEDPKFREAWQKTHSKPYYYLEDEQRKNEKAKVRMVGLTIETRPDWAFERHIDRMLKLGTTRVELGVQTIFNFIHERTKRGHGVEEIVKATQLLRDAGLKINYHIMPGLPGSNFERDLYTFRTIFEDPRFRPDMLKIYPTLVTKDAPLYRWWKEGKYRPYRTEEAVELLVEAYKLFPKWVRVMRIQRDIPVQLIVDGVKHSNLGQLVFNELIKRGIRPREIRFREVGHMMEKFGIQPEVEHIKLLREDYDAAGGREIFLSFEDVKNDILIGFLRLRIPSENAHRKEINCCPSAIVRELHVYGPLVPIGGKPRYEWQHRGYGRELLAEAERIAREEFEVKKMLVISGVGVREYYRKFGYRKNGPYVAKRLDKGYAEYKKSREFDAHLNT, via the coding sequence ATGGAGGAGTTTGAAAAGGCCGTTAACGAGCTGGCGAGACTGGTCATGAGCGGTGAGATTAAGAGCCGGGACGAGCTCAACCGCTGGAAGATTAAGGTGGCGAGAAAGTATCACCTCTCAAAGATTCCGGGCAACTCGGACATTCTTAAGGCCATTCCAGAGGAGAGGCGCGAGGAGTTCAGGGAACTGCTCAAGAGAAAGCCAACCCGAACTATAAGCGGCGTCGCCGTCGTCGCCATGATGACGAAGCCATTTCCCTGCCCTCATGGCAGATGCATCTACTGTCCCGGTGGGCCGAGCGTCGGTTCACCTCAAAGCTACACTGGAAGGGAGCCTTCCGCCCTGAGGGCAATCCAGAGCGCTTATCATCCCTACATCATCATGATGCGCAGGTTAAAGCAACTCACCGATATCGGCCACGACGTTGACAAGGTCGAGGTCATAATCCAGGGCGGAACGTTTCCGGCGGTTGACCTGGATTACCAGGAGTGGTTCGTCAAGTGCGCCTTCAAGGCTATGAACGACTTTCCGTATTTCAAGGACATTGAGAACCTCGAGGAGAAGCTGATTAGGCTGATAGTGAAGAAGGACGAGTCCGTTTTTGAGGAGGACCCTAAGTTCCGTGAGGCTTGGCAGAAAACCCACTCGAAGCCCTACTACTACCTTGAAGACGAGCAGAGGAAGAACGAGAAAGCTAAGGTCAGAATGGTCGGCCTAACCATAGAGACCCGCCCGGACTGGGCCTTCGAGAGGCACATAGACAGGATGCTCAAGCTGGGAACCACGCGCGTTGAGCTGGGCGTCCAGACGATATTCAACTTCATCCACGAGAGAACTAAGAGAGGTCACGGCGTCGAGGAGATAGTAAAGGCCACTCAACTTTTGAGAGACGCTGGGTTGAAAATCAACTACCACATAATGCCCGGTCTGCCTGGGAGCAACTTTGAGAGAGATTTGTACACCTTCCGCACAATATTCGAAGACCCCCGCTTCAGGCCCGATATGCTGAAAATCTATCCGACGCTCGTAACCAAGGACGCCCCGCTCTACCGCTGGTGGAAGGAAGGTAAATACCGCCCCTACCGCACGGAGGAAGCCGTTGAACTCCTCGTCGAGGCCTACAAGCTCTTCCCGAAGTGGGTTAGGGTAATGAGAATCCAGCGCGACATTCCGGTTCAGCTCATCGTTGATGGCGTTAAGCACTCCAACCTCGGTCAGCTGGTCTTCAACGAGCTGATAAAGCGCGGTATAAGGCCGAGGGAGATTCGCTTTAGGGAAGTCGGCCACATGATGGAGAAGTTCGGAATCCAGCCCGAGGTCGAGCACATCAAGCTCCTCCGCGAGGACTACGATGCCGCTGGCGGAAGGGAGATATTCCTCAGCTTCGAGGACGTCAAGAACGACATCCTAATCGGCTTCCTCAGGCTTAGAATTCCGAGCGAGAATGCCCACAGGAAGGAGATAAACTGCTGTCCCTCAGCCATAGTCAGGGAGCTCCACGTTTACGGCCCGCTCGTGCCGATTGGAGGAAAGCCACGCTATGAGTGGCAGCATCGCGGATACGGAAGGGAGCTCTTGGCCGAGGCCGAGAGAATTGCTCGGGAGGAGTTCGAGGTTAAGAAGATGCTCGTTATCAGCGGTGTCGGCGTGAGGGAGTATTACAGAAAGTTCGGCTACCGGAAGAACGGGCCCTACGTCGCGAAGAGGCTTGATAAGGGCTATGCAGAGTATAAAAAGAGCAGGGAGTTCGACGCGCACCTGAACACTTAG
- the hflX gene encoding GTPase HflX produces the protein MKAIGVIRYSRRERLSREEFEELLRSAGYEVLAVLEQNREEHPRYNIGRGKLEELKELVKELRPDKVIFANRLTPSQAYNLWKELRVEILDRWQLVLEIFEKRAHSKEAKLQVELASLQYEVPLVKEAIRRIKLGDRAGFKGMGEYQTQQYLKHIRYRMGKIRKELERVRADRGVKRKRREELGFLLIALAGYTNAGKSTLLNALAGESVEARDQMFTTLDTTTRRFKLGRKRVLLTDTVGFIDNLPPFIVEAFHSTLEEIVKADIVLLVIDASEPWAEVRRKLLASIEILRELKALDKPMVIVLNKIDLTNDEDVEEKRRRIMEIADELAPSVRAVVKTSAKLGILEELKRALEEIIPSLPKYRRFKILIPSTVDPGKVLGLLESIGEVLSVSYGDEVEVEGLVQVGMIKELTRLGIKLEHPSNEAH, from the coding sequence ATGAAGGCTATAGGTGTCATAAGGTACTCGCGAAGGGAGAGGCTCAGCAGGGAGGAGTTCGAGGAGCTCTTGAGGAGCGCGGGTTATGAGGTTCTTGCCGTTCTTGAGCAGAACCGGGAGGAGCACCCTCGCTACAACATCGGAAGGGGAAAGCTCGAGGAGCTCAAAGAGCTCGTCAAGGAGCTCAGACCTGACAAGGTGATCTTTGCAAACCGTTTAACCCCTTCTCAGGCCTACAACCTCTGGAAGGAGCTCCGTGTTGAAATCCTAGACAGGTGGCAGCTCGTGCTGGAGATATTTGAAAAGAGGGCTCACTCCAAGGAGGCCAAACTTCAGGTCGAACTTGCAAGTCTTCAGTACGAGGTTCCACTCGTTAAGGAGGCAATACGGAGGATAAAACTCGGCGATAGGGCAGGCTTCAAGGGGATGGGTGAGTACCAGACCCAGCAGTACCTCAAACACATCCGTTACCGGATGGGGAAGATAAGAAAGGAGCTTGAGCGCGTTAGGGCAGATAGGGGGGTCAAGCGAAAGAGGAGGGAAGAACTCGGGTTCCTTCTCATAGCACTAGCAGGTTACACGAACGCGGGCAAATCCACACTCCTCAACGCCCTGGCTGGAGAAAGCGTTGAGGCCAGGGATCAGATGTTTACAACCCTCGACACAACTACCAGGAGGTTCAAGCTTGGAAGGAAGAGGGTTCTCCTGACGGACACCGTCGGGTTCATCGACAACCTGCCCCCCTTCATCGTCGAGGCCTTCCACTCAACCCTTGAAGAGATAGTAAAGGCCGACATCGTTCTCCTCGTCATAGACGCGAGTGAGCCCTGGGCAGAGGTAAGGAGAAAACTACTTGCCTCAATAGAAATCCTCAGAGAACTAAAAGCCCTTGATAAACCGATGGTGATCGTTCTGAACAAGATTGACCTGACGAATGATGAAGATGTGGAGGAGAAACGACGGAGAATAATGGAAATAGCAGATGAGCTGGCACCGAGCGTGAGGGCGGTAGTAAAGACCTCAGCAAAGCTCGGCATTCTGGAAGAGCTCAAAAGGGCCCTTGAGGAGATAATCCCCTCCCTTCCGAAGTACAGGAGGTTCAAGATACTCATCCCATCAACCGTTGACCCCGGAAAGGTTCTAGGGCTCCTGGAATCGATCGGGGAAGTTCTAAGCGTTTCCTATGGAGACGAAGTTGAGGTCGAAGGACTCGTGCAGGTTGGAATGATAAAGGAACTAACGAGACTGGGGATAAAACTGGAGCATCCCTCAAACGAGGCCCACTAG
- a CDS encoding DUF835 domain-containing protein translates to MELIVPLYEVVYDVVLLFAMAYIWFFFFRRWNRYTAELKPFIRNAAVFLGFAVVGRFVDLVGDFYRIPYLNAFLSFFYGTAIVGVIYTMIRYVLLLEESYLHFRLSSYSSHTKAAAELKGAYIALGSKSKFVDVMELIKSAKLPTLVFTRNPHLYQGMEFVVPVWVTQATDQGISPTKLHVIQEHALKFIRKNPNAIVLIDCLEYLLLYNDFAAVYKFLINLKDYLIPAGAALIVIVDESALDERQRALLLREFEPL, encoded by the coding sequence ATGGAGCTGATAGTTCCTCTGTACGAGGTAGTGTACGACGTCGTCCTCCTCTTCGCGATGGCTTACATATGGTTCTTCTTCTTCAGAAGGTGGAACCGCTATACTGCCGAGCTAAAGCCATTTATCAGGAACGCTGCAGTGTTTCTTGGGTTTGCGGTGGTTGGGAGGTTTGTTGATCTGGTGGGCGATTTCTACAGGATCCCCTATCTCAATGCATTTCTATCCTTCTTTTATGGAACTGCAATAGTGGGCGTCATATACACGATGATTAGGTATGTGCTACTTCTAGAGGAAAGTTATCTACATTTCAGGCTCTCGTCCTACTCATCCCATACAAAGGCAGCGGCAGAGCTCAAGGGGGCCTACATTGCCCTTGGCTCCAAATCTAAGTTTGTGGATGTGATGGAACTCATAAAATCGGCAAAGTTACCAACGCTCGTCTTCACGAGGAACCCCCACCTCTATCAGGGGATGGAGTTCGTGGTTCCGGTCTGGGTGACCCAGGCAACGGATCAGGGGATTTCCCCGACGAAGCTTCACGTGATTCAGGAGCACGCACTCAAGTTCATTCGCAAGAACCCGAACGCGATCGTGCTCATTGACTGCCTGGAGTACCTGCTCCTCTACAACGATTTCGCAGCCGTTTACAAGTTTCTCATCAACCTGAAGGATTACCTGATCCCCGCGGGTGCCGCGCTTATAGTCATTGTCGATGAGAGCGCCCTTGACGAGAGGCAGCGTGCGCTTCTCCTGAGGGAGTTTGAACCCCTGTGA
- a CDS encoding ATP-binding protein, with the protein MRFINREREMELLLKAKERSRRKLYSVAIYGLRRVGKTRLLREFLSENDLYFFVNRGKSSALLLREYSEILRGKGILSKREELKSWDDFFEVLFERFTGAVAFDEFQDFRFVEPSVYSTLQRFMDENEEKPMLLIFTGSTIGMVERLFKDSKEPLYGRIKRELRLEPLDIRGSYEMAREVGIENLDDFITLYSVFGGFPRYWVAVEDEGLEGENAERILKELIFSYSAPLEEEVPRILSLEFGKRSGVYYDILEAIANGSTSPSEIAGYLNRKETSITRQLHELVNYFKLVDYDRAVLGKGSVLYIRHPFLNFWFRFVQPRLSEYELNRERLWEDVKRNLPDYVGKRFDFACRELLRLSGNFLPFQPTVIGRHWGRYREGGKRKVYEIDIIALDSEGRKAIFGECKWRKRTQNAEKLLEKLRGKVELTGWRGEVYYLLIARKLRNVPENVIALDEKGIKNLLEGEK; encoded by the coding sequence ATGCGCTTCATCAACAGGGAGCGCGAGATGGAGCTCCTCCTGAAGGCTAAGGAACGCTCTAGGAGAAAGCTCTACAGCGTTGCCATCTACGGCCTCAGGCGGGTGGGGAAGACGAGACTACTGAGGGAGTTCCTGAGTGAAAACGATTTGTACTTCTTCGTGAACCGGGGCAAAAGCTCCGCCTTGCTCCTGAGGGAGTACTCGGAAATCCTCCGGGGAAAAGGCATTCTCTCCAAAAGAGAAGAGCTCAAAAGCTGGGACGACTTCTTCGAGGTCCTATTTGAGCGTTTCACCGGCGCGGTGGCTTTCGATGAGTTTCAGGACTTTCGCTTCGTCGAGCCTTCAGTCTATTCAACGCTTCAGCGGTTCATGGACGAAAATGAAGAGAAACCCATGCTCCTTATCTTCACAGGTTCAACAATTGGAATGGTAGAGAGACTCTTCAAGGACTCCAAAGAGCCCCTCTACGGAAGGATAAAGCGGGAGCTTCGCCTAGAGCCTCTCGACATCAGGGGAAGCTACGAGATGGCGAGGGAAGTTGGAATAGAGAACCTTGACGACTTCATAACGCTCTACTCGGTTTTCGGTGGCTTTCCCCGCTACTGGGTGGCCGTTGAGGACGAGGGTCTTGAGGGGGAGAACGCGGAAAGGATTCTTAAGGAGCTAATCTTCAGCTATTCGGCGCCCCTCGAAGAGGAGGTCCCCAGGATACTCTCGCTGGAGTTCGGGAAGCGCTCGGGGGTTTATTACGACATCCTTGAGGCTATAGCCAACGGCTCGACATCGCCGAGCGAGATTGCCGGCTACCTAAACAGAAAGGAGACCTCGATAACGAGACAGCTCCACGAGCTGGTGAACTACTTCAAGCTCGTTGACTACGATAGGGCAGTTTTGGGAAAGGGAAGCGTTCTCTACATAAGGCATCCCTTCCTGAACTTCTGGTTCCGCTTCGTCCAGCCGAGGCTGAGCGAGTACGAATTGAACAGGGAGAGGCTATGGGAAGATGTTAAAAGGAATCTCCCGGACTACGTTGGCAAAAGGTTCGACTTCGCCTGCAGGGAGCTGTTAAGGCTCAGCGGAAACTTTCTCCCATTCCAACCGACAGTTATAGGAAGACACTGGGGCCGTTACAGAGAAGGCGGGAAGAGGAAGGTCTACGAAATCGACATCATTGCCCTGGACTCCGAGGGGAGAAAAGCCATTTTTGGAGAGTGCAAATGGAGAAAGAGGACCCAGAACGCTGAGAAGCTCCTTGAGAAACTCAGAGGGAAGGTAGAACTCACCGGCTGGAGGGGAGAGGTTTATTACCTCTTAATCGCAAGGAAGCTCAGGAACGTTCCGGAAAACGTTATAGCCCTTGATGAAAAAGGTATCAAAAACCTGCTGGAGGGAGAGAAATGA
- a CDS encoding KaiC domain-containing protein, protein MIRKVKTGIPGMDEILHGGIPERNVVLLSGGPGTGKTIFSQQFLWNGLGMGEPGIYVALEEHPVQVRQNMAQFGWDVRKYEEEGLFAMVDAFTAGIGKSKEYEKYIVHDLTDIREFIDVLRTAVKDIGAKRVVIDSVTTLYINKPAMARSIVMQLKRVLAGLGVTSILVSQISVGERGFGGPGVEHGVDGIIRLDLDEIDGELKRSLIVWKMRGTSHSMRRHPFEITDKGIVVYPDKVLKRKAIVEIE, encoded by the coding sequence ATGATCAGGAAAGTTAAGACGGGCATCCCTGGCATGGACGAAATCCTTCACGGGGGAATTCCCGAGAGGAACGTCGTCCTGCTCAGCGGTGGACCCGGGACTGGAAAGACCATATTCAGCCAGCAGTTCCTGTGGAACGGCCTTGGGATGGGCGAGCCCGGCATCTACGTTGCCCTTGAGGAGCACCCAGTTCAGGTAAGGCAGAACATGGCCCAGTTCGGCTGGGACGTGAGGAAGTACGAGGAAGAAGGATTGTTCGCGATGGTCGATGCCTTCACCGCTGGAATCGGCAAGAGCAAGGAGTACGAGAAGTACATCGTTCACGATCTTACGGACATCAGGGAGTTCATAGACGTCCTTAGAACGGCCGTGAAGGACATTGGGGCCAAGCGCGTTGTTATAGACTCGGTTACGACGCTCTACATCAACAAGCCCGCGATGGCGAGGAGCATCGTGATGCAGCTCAAGCGCGTTTTGGCCGGTCTTGGAGTTACGAGCATACTCGTGAGCCAGATAAGTGTCGGCGAGCGCGGGTTCGGCGGGCCAGGTGTTGAACACGGCGTCGACGGCATAATAAGGCTCGATCTCGACGAAATCGATGGCGAGCTCAAGCGCTCACTCATAGTCTGGAAGATGCGGGGAACGAGCCACAGCATGAGGAGGCACCCGTTCGAGATAACCGACAAGGGAATAGTCGTTTACCCCGACAAGGTTCTCAAAAGAAAGGCCATAGTCGAGATTGAGTGA
- a CDS encoding inorganic phosphate transporter yields the protein MEAVAIAMVAVAFYIAWNIGSNDSANAMGTAVGAGILSFRQATLTIAIFTLLGAYLKGYKVMKTVGKGIVPPGYLTVELAVIALLSAGVWVTIATVKGLPVSTTQAIVGGVLGVGLSIGAPVNWETMGKIAGAWVFSPVLSGIFAAILYKFYSRVVSSIKSISTIEALYKALAILGGSYMAFNFGTNEVANASGPIVGAGFLEPRTAGILVALSLAMGSLTFSYAVMHTVGKKITALGPISAFAAQFGSAISVSLANVLGLPVSSSQAIVGGVVGVGLITGEGVDKRVIKDILFGWVATPTVAVLISLIVFRLFHLVGLV from the coding sequence ATGGAGGCAGTGGCCATCGCTATGGTTGCAGTGGCGTTCTACATCGCCTGGAACATAGGTTCCAATGATTCCGCAAACGCCATGGGCACCGCTGTGGGAGCGGGAATACTGAGCTTTCGCCAGGCGACACTTACCATAGCTATTTTCACTCTCTTAGGTGCATACCTCAAAGGGTACAAGGTCATGAAGACCGTGGGAAAAGGCATAGTCCCCCCTGGCTATCTTACTGTTGAACTGGCCGTTATAGCCCTTCTCTCCGCCGGTGTGTGGGTTACCATAGCGACTGTCAAAGGCCTGCCCGTTTCCACGACCCAGGCAATAGTGGGCGGGGTCCTCGGCGTTGGCCTCAGCATTGGGGCTCCAGTCAACTGGGAAACGATGGGGAAGATCGCCGGAGCTTGGGTTTTCTCACCGGTTCTCTCGGGAATCTTCGCGGCAATTCTCTACAAGTTTTACTCGCGCGTTGTCTCCAGTATAAAGAGCATATCTACTATTGAAGCCCTCTATAAGGCCCTGGCTATTCTTGGTGGTTCCTACATGGCCTTTAACTTTGGAACCAACGAGGTTGCGAACGCCTCCGGTCCGATCGTTGGAGCGGGTTTTCTCGAGCCAAGAACGGCTGGCATTTTAGTCGCTTTAAGCCTTGCAATGGGATCGCTCACATTCAGCTATGCGGTTATGCACACGGTTGGCAAGAAGATAACCGCCTTGGGACCTATCTCTGCCTTCGCCGCGCAGTTTGGCTCGGCTATATCAGTGAGCCTTGCAAACGTTCTCGGCCTGCCTGTGAGTTCCAGTCAGGCAATAGTGGGCGGTGTTGTTGGGGTTGGGTTAATAACAGGGGAGGGCGTTGATAAGAGGGTTATCAAGGACATACTCTTCGGCTGGGTGGCCACTCCCACTGTAGCCGTCCTGATATCGCTGATAGTTTTCCGGCTCTTCCACCTAGTGGGCCTCGTTTGA
- a CDS encoding YkgJ family cysteine cluster protein codes for MRFKPKPFTEPVGFRCLYCLDCCRGRHVYLTLKDVERIAKAGHDPQDFVTFSIEGDKIRFVLAIREWDLGCVFHDPETGKCRIHAVRPLICRIYPFMVSRKPLGVKSERPFHHKGETLWLYYDESCPGINAENPETTITPEEIAELGIEFEREFEKTDMDGFAELIERLEGEKDE; via the coding sequence ATGCGCTTCAAGCCAAAACCCTTCACTGAACCCGTTGGCTTCCGCTGTCTCTACTGCCTCGACTGTTGCAGGGGGAGGCACGTCTACCTCACTCTGAAGGACGTTGAGCGAATAGCAAAAGCGGGCCACGATCCTCAGGACTTCGTGACGTTCTCGATCGAAGGCGACAAGATACGCTTCGTTCTCGCGATTAGGGAGTGGGATTTGGGTTGCGTCTTCCACGACCCTGAAACCGGGAAGTGCAGGATTCACGCGGTCAGGCCGCTTATATGCCGTATCTACCCCTTCATGGTCTCGCGAAAGCCCCTTGGCGTTAAGAGCGAGAGGCCCTTCCATCACAAAGGCGAAACCCTCTGGCTCTACTACGACGAGAGCTGTCCTGGAATAAACGCCGAAAATCCGGAAACGACGATAACGCCCGAGGAGATAGCCGAACTCGGAATTGAGTTCGAGAGGGAGTTTGAGAAAACCGATATGGACGGCTTTGCAGAGCTGATAGAGCGGCTTGAGGGGGAGAAGGATGAGTGA